Part of the Solwaraspora sp. WMMA2065 genome is shown below.
GATGTGTGCCAGGATCGACGGATGGGTGCCAGTCTGCGGAGCATCGCCGAGCGCGCGGGCGTCTCACTGGCCACGGTCTCCAACGTGGTCAACGGCTACCGGCCGGTGGCCGAACCCACCCGACGCCGGGTGCAGCAGGCCATCGACGAACTCGGCTACACCCCGAACCTCAGCGCGCGGCACCTGCGGCGCGGCCGGACCGGACTGATCGCGCTGGCCATTCCCGAGCTGACCAACCCGTACTTCGCCGAGCTGGCGGAGACGGCGATCCGGGAGGCTGCGGCCCTCGGCTACACCCTGGTGATGGAGAGCACCGACGCCGACCCCGACACGGAGCTGGCGCTGCTCGGCGGCTCCCGCCGGCACGTGGTCGACGGACTGATCCTCAGCCCGGTGCGAATCGGCCGCGCCGAGGTGCTCGCCCGCCGCGACGCGCTACCGCTGGTCCTCATCGGCGAGGGCGTCTCCGACGTGCCGCATGACCACATCGCCATCGACAACGTCGCGGCCAGCCGCGCGGCGGTGGCGCACCTGGTCGCGCTCGGCCGCCGCCGGATCGCCTTCATCGGGGCCCGGGGCCACGACGACCGACAGTCGGCGCAGCTGCGGCTGCGCGGTTTCCGGGCGGGCATCGCCGCCGCCGGGCTGCCCGACCGACCGGAACTGACCGTGGTCACCGACCGGTTCGGCCGGGCCGACGGCTCGGCCGCGATGCGTCGGCTGCTCACCCTCACCGAGCCACCGGACGCGGTCCTCGCGTACAACGACCTGATCGCGCTCGGCGCGATGCGCGCCGCCGCCGATGCCGGCCGGCGGATCCCGCAGGACGTCGCGGTCGTCGGGATCGACGACATCG
Proteins encoded:
- a CDS encoding LacI family DNA-binding transcriptional regulator, which encodes MGASLRSIAERAGVSLATVSNVVNGYRPVAEPTRRRVQQAIDELGYTPNLSARHLRRGRTGLIALAIPELTNPYFAELAETAIREAAALGYTLVMESTDADPDTELALLGGSRRHVVDGLILSPVRIGRAEVLARRDALPLVLIGEGVSDVPHDHIAIDNVAASRAAVAHLVALGRRRIAFIGARGHDDRQSAQLRLRGFRAGIAAAGLPDRPELTVVTDRFGRADGSAAMRRLLTLTEPPDAVLAYNDLIALGAMRAAADAGRRIPQDVAVVGIDDIEEGRYANPSLTSISPDKAAIARLAVRRLVDRIEGRPPRPPYDVRTPFTMAVRQSTVGARSGFRGPTQVEHLG